The following proteins are co-located in the Mesorhizobium australicum WSM2073 genome:
- a CDS encoding GntR family transcriptional regulator: MQKAAIEKNNEAIAAQLAPVGRETVQDRVYSELRRALIGGLFEPSQVLTIRGLADALVTSTMPVREALGRLITEKALEALPNRSVRVPPITLERLDDLLRARVLIEGEAIALAAARMGPRQITTIETILGEWDEMRALKHKKDVDREVTLNQSFHFEIYRSCGSAVLIPMIESLWLQSGPCIRVAIYAFSEAGEVDTAQYHRRIVEALATQDAWAAREALVADISRPFTFLRSKLQSAAAKGQI; this comes from the coding sequence ATGCAAAAGGCTGCCATCGAGAAAAACAACGAGGCGATCGCGGCCCAGCTGGCTCCGGTCGGCCGTGAGACGGTGCAGGATCGCGTCTATTCCGAGCTGCGTCGGGCCTTGATCGGCGGCCTGTTCGAGCCAAGCCAGGTGCTGACTATCCGTGGGCTGGCCGATGCGCTGGTCACTTCGACCATGCCGGTGCGGGAGGCGCTTGGCCGGCTGATCACGGAAAAGGCGCTGGAGGCGCTGCCCAACCGTTCGGTGCGGGTGCCGCCAATCACGCTGGAGCGCCTCGACGATCTCTTGCGTGCCCGCGTCCTGATCGAGGGCGAGGCGATCGCGCTGGCCGCCGCCCGCATGGGGCCGCGCCAGATCACCACCATCGAAACCATTCTCGGCGAGTGGGACGAGATGCGGGCGCTGAAACACAAGAAGGATGTCGACCGCGAAGTGACGCTCAACCAGAGCTTTCACTTCGAGATCTATCGCTCCTGCGGCTCGGCCGTGTTGATCCCGATGATCGAGAGCCTGTGGCTGCAATCAGGTCCATGCATCCGCGTCGCCATCTACGCTTTCTCGGAAGCCGGCGAGGTCGACACCGCCCAGTATCACCGCCGCATCGTCGAGGCGCTGGCCACGCAGGATGCTTGGGCGGCGCGCGAAGCACTGGTCGCCGACATCAGCCGGCCCTTCACCTTCCTGCGCAGCAAACTGCAATCCGCCGCCGCGAAAGGCCAGATATGA
- a CDS encoding ABC transporter ATP-binding protein, whose amino-acid sequence MSEAAERQGKETCVPVLTASNVVRRFGGLVAVNNVSFHVKAGEILGLIGPNGAGKTTMFDLLAGSILPTSGDILLNGTRVSGEAAHLRIGRGLGRTFQIPRPLPNLTLIENIMLAAQGQAGEKLLANFLTPWRVAAQEKAARTKALELLELVTLSHLAHEPARVLSGGQRKLLELARVMMADPAIILLDEPAAGVNATLLEVIIDRIRDINARGITFLLIEHNIDMVTRLCHRVLVMASGQLLSEGTAEEVARDPRVIEAYLGGTA is encoded by the coding sequence ATGAGCGAGGCAGCGGAAAGGCAGGGCAAGGAGACCTGTGTCCCGGTCCTGACGGCAAGCAACGTCGTCAGGCGGTTCGGCGGACTTGTCGCCGTCAACAATGTCTCGTTTCATGTCAAAGCGGGCGAAATCCTCGGCCTGATCGGACCCAACGGGGCCGGCAAGACGACCATGTTCGACCTGCTCGCAGGCAGCATCCTGCCGACCAGCGGCGACATCCTTCTCAACGGCACGCGCGTCTCCGGCGAAGCCGCTCATTTGCGCATCGGCCGAGGGCTCGGCCGCACCTTCCAGATCCCGCGCCCGCTGCCCAATCTGACGCTGATCGAAAACATCATGCTCGCGGCACAGGGCCAAGCCGGCGAAAAGCTGCTGGCTAACTTCCTCACGCCGTGGCGGGTGGCGGCACAGGAAAAAGCCGCCCGGACGAAAGCCCTCGAGCTGCTCGAACTCGTCACCCTCAGCCATCTCGCCCATGAGCCGGCGCGCGTGCTGTCCGGCGGCCAGCGCAAGCTGCTCGAACTTGCCCGGGTCATGATGGCCGACCCGGCGATCATCCTGCTTGACGAACCCGCCGCCGGCGTCAACGCGACGCTGCTCGAAGTCATCATCGACCGCATCCGCGACATCAACGCGCGCGGCATCACCTTCCTGCTGATCGAGCACAACATCGACATGGTGACGCGGCTCTGCCACCGCGTCCTTGTAATGGCGAGCGGCCAACTGCTGAGCGAAGGCACGGCAGAAGAGGTCGCGCGCGACCCGCGCGTCATCGAGGCCTATCTCGGAGGCACCGCATGA
- a CDS encoding ABC transporter ATP-binding protein, whose translation MSETVLDVRDLEAGYEPGVPIVRGASITVDRGEIVVVLGPNGAGKSSFIKAIAGLVPITGGTVLLDGRDITAAPAHTMVRLGLAFVPQTENIFPLMSVEDNLKVSCGILERRDIPARIEEMYAAFPDLVRQRRTAAGNLSGGQRQMLAVARALIVHPKVLVLDEPSAGLSPKFVAMVFEMLAGIRKSGVTILLVEQNAKAALAIGDRAYVLAEGKDRHEGIASELWNDPVVAELYLGQRPSHVGKGGAA comes from the coding sequence ATGAGCGAGACCGTCCTCGATGTACGCGACCTCGAAGCCGGCTATGAGCCCGGCGTGCCGATCGTGCGCGGCGCCTCGATCACCGTCGACAGAGGCGAGATCGTCGTCGTGCTCGGCCCCAACGGCGCTGGCAAGTCGAGCTTCATCAAGGCGATCGCCGGCCTCGTGCCGATCACCGGCGGCACGGTGCTGCTGGACGGCAGGGACATCACCGCCGCGCCCGCCCACACCATGGTGCGGCTTGGCCTCGCCTTCGTGCCGCAGACCGAGAACATCTTTCCGCTGATGTCGGTGGAGGACAATCTCAAGGTGTCCTGCGGCATCCTCGAGCGGCGCGACATCCCGGCTCGCATCGAGGAAATGTACGCCGCCTTCCCCGACCTTGTCCGCCAGCGCCGCACCGCCGCCGGCAATCTGTCGGGAGGCCAGCGGCAGATGCTTGCCGTGGCGCGGGCGCTGATCGTCCATCCCAAGGTGCTGGTGCTGGACGAGCCGTCCGCCGGCCTGTCGCCGAAGTTCGTCGCGATGGTATTCGAGATGCTGGCCGGCATCCGCAAGTCCGGAGTCACCATCCTTTTGGTCGAGCAGAATGCCAAGGCAGCGCTTGCCATCGGCGACCGCGCCTATGTGCTGGCCGAAGGCAAGGACCGGCACGAAGGCATAGCCTCCGAATTGTGGAACGACCCTGTCGTCGCCGAACTCTATCTTGGCCAGCGCCCTTCTCACGTAGGTAAGGGAGGCGCGGCATGA
- a CDS encoding branched-chain amino acid ABC transporter permease — translation MSLQFIVDGLLTGSMIGLGAIGVTLTYSILRFSNFAHGDFMAWGTYATLAVVSAIGAMFGKVAPIGPLSFGWPLLVALIVGMAFTALLALLLDKILFSRLRSQGQAIIVVMASFGASMALRSLLEFIFTSRPTYFSRAIQIAMPVGFGIRITPDQIALLVLTAILVLGVHLLMTRTQTGRAMQALSQNAALARVVGIDVASVVRVTWIIGGALACVAGVMIGILVQIRPFMGFDMLLPMFAAAILGGIGSIPGAVLGGLIIGLAEAGAVQLIGAEWRAAVSFIILMAVLFVRPIGLFGVRER, via the coding sequence ATGAGCCTGCAATTCATCGTCGACGGATTGCTGACCGGCTCGATGATCGGCCTCGGCGCCATCGGCGTGACGCTCACCTATTCGATCCTGCGTTTCTCCAACTTCGCCCATGGCGACTTCATGGCCTGGGGCACCTATGCGACGCTGGCCGTGGTCAGTGCCATCGGTGCGATGTTCGGCAAGGTGGCGCCGATTGGGCCGCTGTCCTTCGGCTGGCCGCTTCTTGTTGCCCTGATCGTCGGCATGGCATTCACCGCCTTGCTCGCACTGCTGCTCGACAAGATCCTGTTTTCGCGGTTGCGATCGCAGGGCCAGGCGATCATCGTGGTGATGGCGAGCTTCGGTGCCTCGATGGCGCTACGCAGCCTGCTCGAATTCATCTTCACCTCACGGCCGACCTATTTCAGCCGGGCGATCCAGATCGCCATGCCGGTCGGCTTCGGCATCCGCATCACGCCCGACCAGATCGCATTGCTCGTGTTGACCGCCATACTCGTGCTCGGCGTGCATCTGTTGATGACGCGCACGCAGACTGGCCGCGCCATGCAGGCCTTGAGCCAGAACGCGGCACTGGCCCGCGTCGTCGGGATCGACGTTGCCAGCGTGGTGCGGGTGACGTGGATCATCGGCGGCGCGCTCGCCTGCGTGGCTGGCGTGATGATCGGCATCCTGGTGCAGATCCGCCCGTTCATGGGCTTCGACATGCTGCTGCCGATGTTCGCCGCCGCCATCCTCGGCGGCATCGGCAGCATCCCGGGCGCGGTGCTCGGCGGCCTGATCATCGGTCTCGCCGAAGCCGGCGCGGTGCAGCTGATCGGCGCCGAATGGCGCGCCGCCGTTTCCTTCATCATCCTGATGGCCGTGCTGTTCGTGCGGCCGATCGGCCTTTTCGGAGTTCGGGAAAGATGA
- a CDS encoding branched-chain amino acid ABC transporter permease produces the protein MIDLVGYGAFFLTTALIFSLVTLGLNLQWGLTGLFNVGLAGFVAIGAYTSALLTTPDDPARLGGFGLPILAGWVGAMIVGGIAAALTGMATLRLRSDYLAITTFGVAVVVQLVALNAQKLTGGPFGVGFIPRPFGGLAETPLLFNLSNLAVVCAVTLIAYLALEHLSRSPWGRVLKALREDERAAISLGKSARFYRVQAFAVGGAIMALAGALQAHFTGFIAPDNYLPILTFQVWVMLIVGGSGSNLGAVIGSVLVWGIWAGSGTLTSVFFPPEQQARAASLQIVAIGVMLCVILLMRPNGLFGDRPLRTRFGKRTRIATDKSSSGS, from the coding sequence ATGATCGATCTGGTCGGATACGGCGCCTTCTTCCTGACCACGGCGCTGATCTTCTCACTGGTCACGCTGGGGCTCAACCTGCAATGGGGCCTGACCGGCCTGTTCAATGTCGGCCTGGCGGGCTTCGTCGCCATCGGTGCCTACACCTCGGCGCTGCTGACGACACCGGACGATCCCGCGCGGCTCGGCGGCTTTGGCCTGCCCATCCTCGCCGGCTGGGTGGGTGCCATGATCGTTGGCGGCATTGCGGCCGCGCTTACCGGCATGGCGACGTTGCGTCTTAGATCCGACTATCTGGCGATCACCACCTTCGGCGTGGCCGTCGTCGTGCAATTGGTCGCACTCAACGCGCAGAAACTGACTGGCGGACCGTTCGGCGTCGGCTTCATCCCGCGCCCCTTCGGCGGCCTGGCGGAGACGCCGCTGCTGTTCAACCTGTCGAACCTCGCCGTCGTCTGCGCTGTGACGCTGATTGCCTATCTCGCCTTGGAACACCTGTCGCGCAGCCCCTGGGGGCGTGTGCTGAAGGCGCTGCGGGAGGACGAGCGGGCCGCGATTTCGCTGGGCAAGAGCGCGCGCTTCTACCGCGTCCAGGCGTTTGCCGTCGGCGGCGCCATCATGGCGCTGGCCGGCGCGCTGCAGGCGCATTTCACCGGCTTCATCGCGCCGGACAATTACCTGCCGATCCTCACCTTTCAGGTCTGGGTGATGCTGATCGTAGGGGGCTCGGGCAGCAATCTCGGCGCGGTCATCGGCAGTGTCCTGGTCTGGGGGATTTGGGCCGGATCGGGCACGCTGACCAGCGTGTTCTTCCCGCCCGAGCAGCAGGCGCGCGCCGCTTCGCTGCAGATCGTCGCCATCGGCGTGATGCTCTGCGTGATCCTGCTGATGCGGCCGAACGGATTGTTCGGCGACAGGCCGCTGCGGACGCGCTTCGGCAAGCGCACGCGGATCGCGACGGACAAAAGCAGTTCCGGTTCATGA
- a CDS encoding NAD(P)/FAD-dependent oxidoreductase, with protein MNSLIRQSANGTSLWHAISRDRRKRPALSGNLDVDLAIVGGGFSGLSTALHAAGKGLSIAVLEAEIIAWGATGRNAGFVVPNFARMDPGSILAHLGAERGERLIDFAAGSADLVFGLIRRHGIDCDAVQNGWIQPAHSPAALEKVKSRADQWARRGRPVVTLDRQEVEALTGARGYVGGWMDRSSGVLNPVAYARGLADAAEKAGAKIFEHTPVTSIDRVADGWALQTRLGLVRAAKVLIATNAYGGSLDPLLRRTYIPLKVFQIATAPLPHEIRTRLLPGGQGVGDTRRNLFTFRFDADNRLISGGMHILGAGADTRVPQTIWRRLGRQLDLPDLPPLAYSWSGMAAVEPDFLPHLLDLGPGLIAGRACNGRGIAMTTAMGKVLADWAAGAEARDVPVPFAPPAPIPFHALLRHAPNMLLGWSILRDRMDETA; from the coding sequence ATGAATTCCCTGATCCGGCAGAGTGCGAACGGCACTTCGCTTTGGCATGCCATCAGCCGCGATCGCCGCAAGCGGCCTGCGCTGAGTGGCAACCTCGATGTCGACCTTGCCATTGTCGGCGGCGGATTTTCTGGCCTTTCAACCGCATTGCACGCCGCCGGAAAAGGACTTTCCATCGCCGTTCTCGAAGCCGAGATCATCGCCTGGGGCGCGACCGGCAGGAATGCCGGTTTCGTCGTGCCGAACTTCGCCAGGATGGACCCCGGCAGCATCCTCGCGCATCTCGGCGCCGAGCGCGGCGAACGCCTCATCGATTTTGCCGCCGGCAGTGCCGACCTCGTCTTCGGCTTGATCCGGCGGCACGGCATCGACTGCGACGCGGTGCAGAACGGATGGATCCAGCCGGCGCACTCGCCGGCGGCCCTGGAGAAGGTCAAATCCCGCGCGGACCAATGGGCGCGGCGCGGCCGGCCTGTCGTAACCCTGGATCGGCAAGAGGTCGAAGCGCTGACCGGCGCACGCGGCTATGTCGGTGGCTGGATGGATCGTTCCAGCGGCGTGCTCAATCCGGTCGCCTATGCGCGGGGGCTCGCCGATGCGGCGGAGAAGGCCGGCGCGAAGATTTTCGAGCACACGCCGGTCACCTCGATCGATCGCGTCGCCGATGGTTGGGCACTTCAAACACGGTTGGGCCTGGTACGCGCGGCCAAGGTGCTGATCGCTACCAACGCCTATGGCGGGTCGCTCGATCCGTTGCTGCGGCGAACCTATATTCCGCTGAAGGTCTTCCAGATCGCGACCGCGCCCCTGCCGCATGAAATCCGAACGCGTCTGCTGCCTGGCGGACAAGGCGTCGGCGACACCAGGCGCAACCTCTTCACCTTTCGCTTCGACGCCGACAACCGGCTGATCAGCGGCGGCATGCATATTCTTGGCGCCGGCGCCGATACGCGCGTGCCGCAAACAATCTGGCGACGGCTCGGCCGGCAGCTCGACCTGCCTGATTTGCCCCCCCTTGCCTACAGCTGGTCGGGGATGGCGGCGGTCGAACCGGATTTCCTGCCGCATCTCCTGGACCTCGGACCGGGGCTGATTGCCGGTCGCGCCTGCAATGGACGCGGCATCGCCATGACCACGGCGATGGGCAAGGTGCTGGCCGACTGGGCCGCTGGAGCCGAAGCGCGTGATGTGCCGGTGCCCTTCGCACCGCCGGCGCCAATTCCGTTCCATGCCCTGCTGCGGCACGCGCCCAACATGCTGCTCGGCTGGAGCATCCTGCGCGACCGGATGGACGAGACGGCTTAG
- a CDS encoding GntR family transcriptional regulator, whose product MLKLEHQTLNDRAYGALKQELISGGFSPGQILVIRKLAESFGISTTPIREALQRLVAERLLEMQNNRSIIVPLLSAPAFSELTRIRIAVEGLAGEMATSRMTESGLADIQAALGDMQRAIEAQDATAYLALNEAFHFAIYEHAGAPILLNMIRDLWGRVGPYLKLLMRADRYIPQSNDAHRGIVAALEQRNGPAVRASLEEDISVAAAVLCDNLHMAH is encoded by the coding sequence ATGCTGAAGCTCGAGCATCAAACCCTCAATGACCGGGCCTACGGCGCGCTCAAGCAGGAGTTGATCTCGGGCGGCTTCAGCCCGGGCCAGATACTGGTCATCCGCAAGCTTGCCGAGAGCTTTGGCATTTCGACGACGCCGATCCGCGAGGCGCTGCAAAGACTGGTCGCCGAGCGACTTCTGGAAATGCAGAACAACCGCTCGATCATCGTGCCCTTGCTCTCCGCGCCCGCCTTCTCGGAACTGACCCGCATCCGCATCGCCGTCGAGGGACTGGCAGGCGAGATGGCCACGTCACGGATGACTGAAAGCGGGCTGGCCGACATCCAAGCCGCGCTCGGCGACATGCAGCGGGCCATCGAGGCGCAGGACGCCACGGCCTATCTGGCCCTGAACGAAGCCTTCCATTTTGCTATTTATGAGCACGCCGGCGCGCCGATCCTCTTGAACATGATCCGCGATCTCTGGGGGCGCGTCGGACCCTATCTCAAGCTCCTGATGCGGGCCGATCGCTACATTCCGCAATCCAATGACGCACACCGCGGGATCGTCGCCGCGCTGGAACAGCGCAACGGCCCGGCCGTTCGGGCTTCCCTTGAAGAGGATATCTCCGTGGCGGCCGCGGTCCTCTGCGACAATCTTCACATGGCGCACTGA
- a CDS encoding aspartate aminotransferase family protein — translation MSLSSPHPANVDSAASEQALLERRARLLGPTYRAFYRSPIHLVRGSGVWLYDAQGRKYLDAYNNVASVGHCHPRVVEALSGQAATLNTHTRYLSEIILDYAERLLGTLPPRLGHAMFTCTGSEANDLAIRIAQHSTGNTGVIITDFAYHGATIATAQLSPAAVGAAGVPARHRAVAAPDTFRDGGRAAHDFARNVAAAIEDMRAQNIRPAALLLDSAFSSDGIFFPDASVMRDAADHVRKAGGIVIADEVQSGFGRLGQGMWGFANYGLAPDIVTMGKPIGDGHPMGAVIVRPQLVSSFGSNTGYFNTFGGNPVAAAVGIAVLDVIEGEGLIENARTVGAYTGELLAALQSRHGMVADVRHNGLYFGVELMAEDEATAAAKTSSVVEAMREDGVLISSCGPRGNVLKIRPPLPFARDNAEQLAEALDRALSNW, via the coding sequence GTGTCCCTGTCCTCGCCACATCCTGCAAATGTCGACTCGGCGGCATCCGAGCAAGCGCTGCTCGAACGCCGCGCCAGATTGCTCGGGCCAACCTATCGCGCCTTCTACCGCAGCCCCATCCATCTGGTGCGTGGCAGCGGTGTCTGGCTCTACGATGCCCAAGGCCGAAAATACCTCGACGCCTATAACAACGTCGCCTCCGTCGGACACTGCCATCCGCGCGTCGTGGAGGCGCTATCTGGGCAGGCCGCCACGCTCAACACGCACACGCGCTATCTCAGCGAGATCATTCTCGACTACGCGGAAAGGCTGCTCGGCACGCTTCCCCCCCGTCTCGGCCATGCCATGTTCACTTGCACCGGCAGCGAGGCCAACGATCTCGCCATCCGCATCGCCCAGCACTCGACCGGCAACACCGGCGTGATCATCACCGACTTCGCCTACCACGGCGCGACCATCGCGACAGCACAGCTGTCGCCGGCTGCGGTCGGGGCAGCGGGCGTGCCCGCCCGGCATCGGGCCGTGGCAGCGCCGGACACGTTCCGCGACGGCGGCCGCGCCGCGCATGATTTCGCCAGAAATGTCGCCGCCGCTATCGAGGATATGCGGGCGCAAAATATCCGCCCGGCGGCGCTGCTGCTCGATTCCGCCTTTTCCAGCGACGGCATCTTCTTCCCCGACGCTTCCGTCATGCGCGATGCGGCCGATCATGTCAGGAAGGCCGGCGGCATCGTCATTGCCGACGAGGTCCAGTCCGGTTTCGGCCGGCTTGGCCAGGGCATGTGGGGCTTCGCCAACTATGGCCTCGCGCCTGACATCGTCACCATGGGCAAGCCGATCGGCGACGGGCATCCGATGGGCGCGGTGATCGTGCGGCCGCAGCTGGTGAGCTCGTTCGGTTCGAACACCGGCTACTTCAACACTTTCGGCGGCAATCCGGTCGCCGCCGCGGTCGGCATCGCCGTGCTCGATGTGATCGAGGGCGAGGGGCTGATCGAAAACGCGCGGACGGTTGGCGCCTATACAGGAGAATTGCTGGCCGCCTTGCAGAGCCGGCACGGCATGGTCGCCGATGTCAGGCACAACGGCCTCTATTTCGGCGTCGAGCTGATGGCGGAGGATGAGGCCACTGCTGCTGCCAAGACTTCATCCGTCGTTGAAGCCATGCGCGAGGACGGCGTGCTGATCTCGTCGTGCGGTCCACGCGGCAATGTGCTGAAGATCAGGCCGCCACTGCCCTTTGCCAGGGACAATGCCGAGCAGCTGGCCGAGGCGCTCGATCGCGCACTGTCGAACTGGTGA
- a CDS encoding phosphotransferase, translating into MNAAVSDAFGETLADDAPDVSIAEALALLRRHYGLTGSARTLPGERDHNFHIQTEGEGEFVLKVSHPAEEADFTDFQNKALDHILTVDPALPVPSVRKSLEGEAQFMVGIGGSAPRIVRLVTYLPGQLLSRSLTSSAQDRNLGIFLARLGRALRGFFHPAAGSDLLWDIRKVAKTRPMLAHIVDAGHRAMVERAIDAYEEHAAPVIPGLRAQIVHNDMNSYNVVMDASRPEMVNGILDFGDMIHSPLICDLAIGAVYRWPAEGHPLAPAARFVAGYQSVQPLEIEELGILFHLIRARLALIANIASWQAERFPAKRDYVLRLITEVWASLERLDGLSSADARRYFLDHSKPE; encoded by the coding sequence ATGAACGCGGCCGTATCGGATGCTTTCGGCGAGACGCTCGCGGACGATGCGCCCGACGTCTCGATCGCCGAGGCGCTTGCCCTGTTGCGTCGCCACTATGGGCTCACTGGCAGCGCGCGCACGCTGCCAGGCGAACGCGACCACAATTTTCACATCCAGACAGAAGGCGAGGGTGAATTTGTCCTGAAGGTCTCGCATCCGGCGGAAGAGGCTGATTTCACCGATTTCCAGAACAAGGCGCTCGACCATATACTGACGGTCGACCCGGCTTTGCCGGTTCCCTCGGTGCGCAAGAGCCTCGAAGGCGAAGCGCAGTTCATGGTCGGCATCGGCGGATCGGCGCCGCGCATCGTGCGGCTCGTCACCTATCTGCCGGGACAGCTGCTTTCGCGCTCGCTCACCTCATCGGCACAGGATCGCAATCTCGGCATCTTCCTCGCCCGGCTTGGCCGGGCGCTTCGCGGCTTCTTCCATCCGGCCGCCGGCAGTGACCTTTTGTGGGACATCCGCAAGGTCGCCAAGACGCGGCCGATGCTGGCGCATATCGTCGATGCCGGCCATCGCGCCATGGTCGAGCGCGCCATCGACGCCTACGAGGAGCACGCGGCGCCGGTTATTCCCGGGCTGCGCGCCCAGATCGTCCACAACGACATGAACTCCTACAATGTGGTGATGGACGCTTCGCGACCGGAAATGGTCAACGGCATCCTCGATTTCGGCGACATGATCCATTCGCCGCTGATCTGCGATCTCGCCATCGGGGCCGTCTATCGCTGGCCGGCCGAAGGTCATCCGCTGGCGCCCGCCGCGCGCTTCGTCGCCGGCTATCAGTCCGTGCAGCCGCTCGAGATCGAAGAACTTGGCATCCTCTTTCACCTCATTCGTGCCCGCCTCGCACTCATCGCCAACATCGCCAGCTGGCAGGCCGAGCGTTTTCCGGCCAAGCGCGACTATGTCCTGCGCCTCATCACCGAGGTCTGGGCCTCGCTTGAGCGGCTGGACGGACTGTCGTCCGCGGACGCCCGCCGCTATTTTCTCGACCATTCCAAGCCGGAGTAG
- a CDS encoding ArgE/DapE family deacylase gives MPERIADEAILRAVDEGFDRQLAFLADLVRFPSQRGEEHAAQSFMAAAYEANGYAVDMWRVDVDAIRDLPGFSPVAVSYDDAFNVVATHTPKNVTGRSLILNGHIDVVPTGPLDRWVRDPYDPAIEDGWMHGRGAGDMKAGLSACLYALAALRGLGYQPAAKVFLQSVVEEECTGNGALACLQRGYRADAAFIPEPLEPRLMRAQVGPIWFKVEVDGDPQHASGAFSAGANAIEKAFLIIQALKQLEIVWNARKVDDRHFCNHPHPIRFNLGKIQGGEWTSSVPARCVFEMRVATYPGQKLEDARAELEACIADAARADPFLANRPPRMTYNGFMAEGYVLEGADEMEAVLRRSHTAVWGEPLTEHVTSATTDARFFGLYADTPAIVYGPICRMPHGYDEAVDLDSVRKVTQTIALFIADWCGLEPIDAEVRP, from the coding sequence ATGCCTGAACGAATTGCGGACGAGGCCATCTTGCGGGCGGTCGACGAGGGCTTTGACCGCCAGCTCGCCTTCCTGGCGGACCTCGTACGCTTTCCCTCGCAGCGCGGTGAGGAACACGCCGCGCAATCCTTCATGGCGGCTGCTTATGAAGCCAATGGCTATGCGGTCGATATGTGGCGTGTCGATGTCGATGCGATCCGCGACCTGCCTGGATTCTCGCCCGTAGCGGTTTCCTACGATGACGCGTTCAACGTCGTCGCCACCCACACGCCGAAAAACGTCACCGGTCGCTCGCTGATCCTCAACGGCCATATCGATGTGGTACCGACCGGACCGCTCGACCGCTGGGTGCGAGATCCCTACGATCCGGCGATCGAGGATGGCTGGATGCATGGCCGTGGCGCCGGCGACATGAAGGCGGGCCTGTCGGCCTGTCTCTATGCGTTGGCCGCCTTGCGCGGCCTCGGCTATCAGCCTGCGGCGAAAGTGTTCCTGCAGTCGGTGGTCGAGGAGGAGTGCACCGGCAATGGTGCGCTCGCTTGCCTGCAGCGCGGTTATCGCGCCGACGCCGCCTTCATTCCCGAACCGCTGGAACCAAGATTGATGCGGGCGCAGGTTGGGCCGATCTGGTTCAAGGTCGAGGTCGACGGCGATCCGCAGCACGCGTCGGGCGCCTTTTCCGCCGGCGCCAATGCCATCGAGAAGGCGTTTCTCATCATCCAGGCGCTGAAGCAACTCGAAATCGTCTGGAATGCCAGAAAGGTTGACGACAGGCATTTCTGTAATCACCCGCACCCGATCCGATTCAACCTCGGCAAGATCCAAGGCGGCGAATGGACATCGAGCGTTCCCGCCCGCTGCGTCTTCGAGATGCGGGTCGCGACCTATCCCGGCCAGAAGCTCGAGGACGCCAGGGCCGAACTCGAGGCCTGCATCGCCGATGCCGCCCGCGCCGATCCGTTCCTCGCCAATCGCCCGCCCAGGATGACCTATAACGGCTTCATGGCCGAGGGCTATGTGCTGGAAGGCGCCGACGAGATGGAAGCCGTGCTGCGCCGCAGCCACACCGCCGTGTGGGGTGAGCCGTTGACGGAACATGTCACCTCGGCCACCACCGATGCGCGCTTCTTCGGCCTTTATGCCGACACGCCGGCAATCGTCTACGGCCCGATCTGCCGCATGCCGCATGGCTATGACGAGGCTGTCGATCTCGATTCCGTGCGCAAGGTCACCCAGACCATTGCGCTCTTCATCGCCGACTGGTGCGGCCTCGAACCCATCGATGCCGAGGTCAGGCCATGA
- a CDS encoding GNAT family N-acetyltransferase, giving the protein MQVTEGSLPDETTDLVPGYRRVPAGKIINAVTWMEARAPVPGLAHPLAMIRVTKPDPAVYRAVFLEIGAPWLWDRAAEMSDADIAAHFADRRQHLYYGHDESGRHVGMVEFSIAGSNEIEITYFGLFPSLTGQGFGKRLMAGALDQAWRLGPIRIWLHTSSFDHHSVIGFYRACGFEPYATGFEITDDPRIKGTLPRDCAPQIPLIETEWVPGAR; this is encoded by the coding sequence ATGCAAGTCACTGAAGGCTCATTGCCGGATGAAACCACCGATCTCGTCCCGGGCTACCGGCGCGTGCCGGCAGGCAAGATCATCAATGCGGTGACGTGGATGGAGGCGCGTGCCCCGGTGCCCGGTCTCGCGCATCCGCTGGCGATGATCCGCGTCACCAAGCCCGATCCCGCCGTCTACCGCGCAGTCTTCCTCGAGATCGGCGCTCCCTGGCTCTGGGACCGCGCCGCCGAAATGTCGGACGCCGACATCGCGGCGCATTTTGCCGACCGACGTCAGCATCTGTACTACGGCCATGATGAGAGTGGGCGGCATGTCGGCATGGTCGAATTCTCGATCGCCGGCAGCAACGAGATCGAGATTACCTATTTCGGCCTGTTTCCCTCCTTGACTGGCCAAGGCTTCGGCAAACGGCTGATGGCAGGCGCGCTCGACCAGGCATGGCGCCTAGGCCCCATCCGCATCTGGCTGCACACCAGCAGCTTCGATCATCACAGCGTCATCGGTTTTTACAGGGCTTGCGGATTTGAACCCTATGCAACCGGTTTCGAAATCACCGATGATCCCAGGATCAAGGGCACCCTGCCGCGCGATTGCGCGCCGCAAATTCCGCTGATCGAAACGGAATGGGTGCCCGGCGCCAGATGA